In a genomic window of Zingiber officinale cultivar Zhangliang chromosome 9B, Zo_v1.1, whole genome shotgun sequence:
- the LOC122022880 gene encoding zinc finger MYM-type protein 1-like, which yields MGKSVTIDKFFQRKRANEHDPATPITPSTRSNNNDLPSEIPPKRFKHAEIEEVDLHSLERDPGLRRQIWEYHPNQREEIRRAYLNLKAYQPILREYPLNKNIKHPRRFQSAWYEQFPWLEYSPAKDKAYCFSCFIFNKPSGCLNQTAFTVDGFDNWKKVRNGKACAFLGHIGKDNVSSPHRNAEKACEDLMNQPQHISRRFDNFNDEQVAANRLRLKAHIHVVLLLALQGIPFRGHDEKSSSSNRGNFLEFLDVLTMYNDELSKAIAKAPKNAKYTSHDIQKQILHVISMRVKNVIREEIGVAKYCIIVDESRDESKREQMSIVLRFVDTNGFIQERFFGLVHVSDTTALTLKNVIYSTLAHYNLDVQNIRGQGYDGASNMRGEFNGLQALIIKDCRGAYYVHCFAHRLQLALVAASKNVTPIHQFFDRLTFIVNIVGSSCKRNDELKNAHADDIAHLIAINELETGRGLNQIGTLQRAVDTRWSSHLRSLKGLIKMFSASCTVLLKVMDDGLPSQRADATSVYDEMTSFDFVFILHLMNEIMGITDILCQALQSKSQDIINAMELVLSTKNLLQHMRDNKWNDLLAKVKSFCELRNIDIPDFNASYIDRRGRARVRQDNFTIEHHYQVDLFYASIDS from the coding sequence ATGGGAAAATCTGTTACAATTGATAAGTTTtttcaaagaaagagagcaaatgAACATGATCCAGCTACTCCTATAACTCCATCAACAAGATCAAATAACAATGATCTTCCATCTGAAATCCCCCCTAAAAGATTCAAACATGCAGAAATAGAAGAGGTTGATCTCCATTCTTTAGAGCGTGATCCAGGATTGCGTCGACAAATTTGGGAATATCATCCTAACCAACGAGAGGAGATTCGTCGAGCTTATTTGAATCTGAAGGCATATCAACCTATTCTTCGAGAATatccattaaataaaaatattaagcacCCTCGAAGATTTCAGTCTGCTTGGTATGAACAATTTCCTTGGTTGGAGTATTCACCAGCTAAAGATAAGGCATATTGTTTTTCATGTTTTATCTTCAACAAGCCATCAGGATGCTTAAATCAAACTGCATTTACTGTTGATGGATTTGATAATTGGAAGAAAGTTCGAAATGGAAAAGCTTGTGCTTTCCTAGGCCATATAGGGAAAGATAATGTATCTTCACCCCATCGTAATGCTGAAAAGGCATGTGAGGATTTGATGAACCAACCACAACATATATCAAGGAGATTCGACAATTTTAATGATGAACAAGTCGCAGCTAATCGTCTTCGGTTAAAAGCTCATATACATGTGGTATTGTTGCTTGCACTTCAAGGAATTCCGTTTAGGGGCCATGATGAGAAATCTAGTTCATCTAATCGTGgcaattttcttgaatttttggaTGTGCTAACTATGTATAATGACGAACTTTCAAAAGCAATTGCGAAAGCTCCAAAAAATGCCAAGTATACAAGTCATGATATTCAGAAACAAATACTTCATGTGATTTCCATGAGAGTGAAAAATGTAATTCGTGAAGAAATTGGAGTTGCCAAGTATTGCATAATTGTCGATGAATCTCGAGATGAATCAAAAAGAGAGCAAATGTCTATAGTATTGAGATTTGTTGATACTAATGGATTCATTCAAGAACGTTTTTTTGGGCTTGTTCATGTATCTGATACTACGGCTTTAACTTTAAAGAATGTCATATATTCTACTTTGGCTCACTATAATTTGGATGTTcaaaatattagaggtcaaggtTATGATGGTGCTAGTAATATGAGGGGTGAGTTTAATGGATTGCAAGCTTTGATTATAAAAGATTGTAGAGGTGCTTATTATGTTCATTGCTTTGCTCATCGGTTACAATTGGCTTTAGTTGCAGCATCAAAAAATGTGACACCTATTCATCAATTTTTTGATAGATTAACTTTTATAGTTAATATTGTTGGTTCTTCATGTAAGCGTAATGATGAATTGAAGAATGCTCATGCGGATGACATTGCACATTTGATTGCAATAAATGAACTCGAGACAGGGCGTGGACTTAATCAAATAGGTACTTTACAACGAGCTGTTGATACACGCTGGAGTTCTCATTTGAGATCATTGAAAGGCCTAATTAAGATGTTTAGTGCATCGTGTACGGTATTGCTCAAGGTTATGGATGATGGGCTTCCTTCTCAACGAGCAGATGCAACATCTGTTTATGATGaaatgacttcttttgattttgtatTCATCTTGCATCTTATGAATGAGATTATGGGGATCACAGATATTCTTTGTCAGGCTTTACAAAGTAAGTCTCAGGATATTATAAATGCAATGGAGCTGGTATTATCTACTAAGAATTTACTTCAACATATGCGAGATAACAAATGGAATGATTTGCTTGCAAAAGTGAAATCTTTTTGTGAACTTCGAAATATTGATATTCCTGATTTCAATGCTTCATATATTGATAGACGAGGACGAGCCCGCGTTCGTCAAGACAATTTCACCATTGAGCATCATTATCAGGTAGACCTCTTTTATGCTTCTATAGATTCATAG
- the LOC122022878 gene encoding uncharacterized protein LOC122022878, which translates to MGPPHDPEGGDRQTPFHLVYGGEAVVPMEVGVESDRVQHYDEGNAERRLMELDLVDEMQAKAAAQLTAYRQRMKQNYNRRVIPRSFQVDDLVWKKVKPVGNVTKLEVPWAEPFKVMQKLRSSTYYLEYEEGRQLERSWSANHLQPYRVR; encoded by the coding sequence ATGGGTCCTCCGCACGACCCCGAAGGAGGCGATCGACAAACACCCTTCCATCTGGTATATGGCGGCGAGGCAGTTGTCCCCatggaggtcggagtagaatctgATCGGGTGCAGCACTACGATGAAGGAAATGCCGAACGGAGGcttatggagctcgacttggtggacgaaaTGCAAGCAAAAGCAGCGGCTCAGCTAACGGCGTACCGACAAcggatgaaacagaactacaatcgGAGAGTGATCCCGAGATCCTTCCAGGTCgacgatctcgtctggaagaaagtgaaaccGGTCGGCAACGTCACCAAGCTCGAGGTCCCATGGGCAGAGCCTTTCAAGGTCATGCAGAAGCTCCGTTCGAGTACTTACTATCTGGAGTATGAAGAGGGAAGACAGCTCGAGAGgtcatggagcgcaaatcatcttcaACCCTATAGGGTTAGATGA
- the LOC122022494 gene encoding transcription repressor OFP8-like, translated as MHHKIQAFCGFSLASPPATGKDRIFFVFTMASGMRKFLLRHPVVVEAGCGCRRPKLPSFFSCSTKSKPQSDGGFLSPSTTTSHWGTSSFTATTAGDSSSTSRCNLSPERPKETAAAEGGRRKPRRKKSKRAAAPRKGVVDGSVAVVKDSSDPFLDFRDSMLQMIVEMEIYAWEDLRDLLHRFLALNAPRHHHLILRAFAEIWGGLFSSTTSPSTPSSSAFHRRRR; from the coding sequence ATGCACCACAAAATCCAAGCTTTTTGTGGTTTCTCGCTTGCCTCTCCTCCGGCGACCGGTAAAGATCGCATCTTTTTCGTGTTTACGATGGCTTCGGGCATGAGAAAGTTCCTGTTGCGGCATCCGGTGGTGGTTGAGGCGGGATGCGGCTGCCGCCGGCCAAAGCTCCCATCTTTCTTCTCCTGCTCGACGAAATCCAAGCCTCAAAGCGACGGCGGTTTTCTCTCTCCTTCGACCACCACTTCCCACTGGGGAACCAGCAGCTTCACCGCGACAACCGCCGGCGACTCCTCTTCCACCTCCCGCTGCAACTTATCGCCGGAGAGGCCGAAGGAGACTGCCGCCGCCGAGGGCGGCCGGCGAAagccgagaaggaagaagagcaagcggGCGGCGGCGCCGAGGAAGGGCGTGGTGGACGGGAGCGTGGCGGTGGTGAAGGACTCGTCGGACCCGTTCCTGGACTTCCGCGACTCGATGCTGCAGATGATCGTGGAGATGGAGATCTATGCCTGGGAGGACCTGCGCGACCTGCTCCACCGCTTCCTCGCCCTCAACGCGCCTCGGCACCACCACCTGATCCTCCGCGCCTTCGCCGAGATTTGGGGTGGCCTCTTCTCTTCTACGACCTCCCCCTCGACGCCGTCCTCCTCCGCGTTCCACCGTCGCCGGCGGTGA
- the LOC122022495 gene encoding transcription repressor OFP13-like, which translates to MGKKLGFGSFLLKLRHAPPPWPSCREPKTESFRDASVCKTVNSVHFESAESCFTHSSTSEARKSFSAASEEAVVPLRPADRIFFRRSGETSSILEEAKPVCTGDDYSDAPPPFEGGVALAVNSEDPYRDFRRSMEEMVAAHGLSDWRRLEALLVWYLSVNRKKTHGFIFGAFADLIVALASSPASSSSNSFQVAEIKEHESTDSNQMLV; encoded by the coding sequence ATGGGCAAGAAGCTcggctttggctccttcttactCAAGCTCCGGCACGCGCCGCCGCCGTGGCCCTCCTGCAGGGAGCCGAAGACGGAGTCCTTCCGGGACGCCTCCGTCTGCAAGACCGTCAATTCGGTCCACTTCGAATCCGCCGAGTCCTGCTTCACCCACTCGTCGACCTCGGAGGCGCGGAAGAGCTTCTCCGCGGCGTCGGAGGAGGCGGTGGTGCCGCTGCGGCCGGCCGACCGGATCTTCTTCCGGCGGTCCGGGGAGACCAGTTCGATTCTAGAGGAGGCGAAGCCGGTCTGCACCGGCGACGACTACAGCGACGCGCCGCCGCCGTTTGAAGGCGGCGTCGCGCTGGCCGTGAACTCCGAGGACCCCTACCGCGACTTCCGGCGGTCGATGGAGGAGATGGTGGCGGCGCACGGTCTCAGCGATTGGCGCCGCCTCGAGGCCCTGCTGGTCTGGTACTTGAGTGTCAACCGGAAGAAGACGCATGGGTTCATCTTTGGGGCCTTCGCCGACTTGATTGTGGCCCTCGCCTCTTCCCCTGCTTCCTCCTCCTCCAATTCATTTCAAGTTGCAGAAATCAAGGAGCATGAATCAACCGATTCCAATCAAATGCTTGTTTAA